The genome window TCCGTGGAAACCGCTTTTTCCCGCAAGGCCCAGTATGGCGACGAAGGCCTCGGGGCAGCCATGCGGGAGGGCGTGGCTCAGGAACTGGCAAACTTGCAGACCCTCTTCCGGTTGTCTGCCGACTGGTGGCAGGATCAGGCGCAACGGGCTTGCGGAGGAAGCGCGCCGGCATGGAAAGACGTCCGGCCCCTCGCTGAAGAGACAGGCTCGTTGCCGCAAAAGGCGCGATGGGCGATGAAAACGGCGCTGGCCGGCTGCCCGGATTGGCGTGAGGCGGCGCCGGCTCTGGCCCACTATCACAGTGAATTTGGGTCCGGCGTCTTTTCCGATTACCTGGCCTTTCGTTGGGAGGGGCAGTTGACCGGTCTCACCCGGCCCGATCCGATACGCCTGGAGGAGTTGGTCGGCTACGGGCGCCAGCGCGCCGAGGTGATCGAGAATACGGAGCGCCTGCTGGCCGGTTTCCGCGCCAACAACGTCCTGCTCTACGGTGATCGCGGCACCGGCAAGTCGTCGACAGTCAAGGCGCTGATCCATCGCTTCGGTGACCGCGGCTTGCGCCTTGTCGAGGTCCCCAAAAGCCGCTTGGCTGATTTTCCTCTCATCGTCAACGAACTCAAGGAACGGCCGCAGAAGTTCATCCTCTTTATTGATGACCTGTCCTTCGAAGAGGGCGAGGACGCCTATAAGGAGATGAAGGCGGTCCTTGAGGGAGGCATCGCCGCGCGGCCCGATAATGTGGCCATTTACGCCACCTCCAACCGTCGCCACCTGATCCGGGAGGTGGTCGCCGATCGCCAGCCCACGTTCAATGATGAGGGCGAGCTGCGACCCGGCGACACCTATGAAGAGAAGATGTCCTTGGCCGACCGCTTCGGGATCACCGTCACCTTCCTGGCCCCTGGGCAGGAGGCCTATCTGGAGATCGTCGAAACCCTCGCCCGGCAGCAAGGCGTCGAGATGGAAGCGGAAGAACTGCGCCGGCTGGCCTTGCGCTGGGAGATGCGCCACAACGGCCGTTCCGGCCGGACGGCGCGCCAGTTCATCGATTCATTGGCCCAGGAGAAAAGGTAACCTGTCGCCGGGCAGTCGGCGCCCTGGGACAAAAGACCTCCGCTGGCCCCGAAGATTATGAAGAGCGATCGGAAATTCAGTTTGCATGGGGGGATTGCCATGCGGCGTTACATAAAAGGGGAGCGGGAAAAGGCTGGTGTACGGGGACTCTTGCGGCGTGGATCTTTCGCCGCGATTCGATGGGTGATGGTCCTGATGCTGGCCGTTGCGGCGGCGGCTGCGGCGGCTGCTGCCGGAAATAGTCCTTCGGCGGCGAGCGCCGAAGCTGCCGCCGCCCCACCGGACAAGGTCCTTTCAGTGGTCCAAAGCCGTCCCGACATTGCCGTCG of Heliomicrobium gestii contains these proteins:
- a CDS encoding ATP-binding protein; its protein translation is MTVNPQASALQPVPPALPAPSLQEAVQAWEAFGFFRPLLEDETVRLARRLCQAFYGLSSPERDDASPLSLYWNLFERLVGYGELSRTPVIGDAWQNYFLDSLLSVETAFSRKAQYGDEGLGAAMREGVAQELANLQTLFRLSADWWQDQAQRACGGSAPAWKDVRPLAEETGSLPQKARWAMKTALAGCPDWREAAPALAHYHSEFGSGVFSDYLAFRWEGQLTGLTRPDPIRLEELVGYGRQRAEVIENTERLLAGFRANNVLLYGDRGTGKSSTVKALIHRFGDRGLRLVEVPKSRLADFPLIVNELKERPQKFILFIDDLSFEEGEDAYKEMKAVLEGGIAARPDNVAIYATSNRRHLIREVVADRQPTFNDEGELRPGDTYEEKMSLADRFGITVTFLAPGQEAYLEIVETLARQQGVEMEAEELRRLALRWEMRHNGRSGRTARQFIDSLAQEKR